The proteins below are encoded in one region of Thermothelomyces thermophilus ATCC 42464 chromosome 1, complete sequence:
- a CDS encoding sterol-4-alpha-carboxylate 3-dehydrogenase like protein (orthologue of Saccharomyces cerevisiae ERG26p; orthologue of S. cerevisiae ERG26p): MASEKKPALGSVMVIGGCGFLGHHVVRLLLRDYTCSVSVIDLRCTRNRRPDSDGVAYYEADITDADKLQTIFAKVKPDVVIHTASPPAQSNDTIVSREFFKKVNVDGTAAVIKACQQTGVKALVYTSSASVVSDNKSDLINVDERWPLVRGSKQTEYYSETKAAAEELVLAANRAPDAPKLLTCAIRPSGIMGEGDTQLLLNLIKVYQDGRTNVQVGDNDNLFDFTYVENVAHGHLLAARALLMTAASKTIPLDHERVDGEAFFITNDSPVYFWDFARAVWAAAGCPHGTEHVKVLPRSVGLVLGYLSEWFFWAINKPATFSRQRIVYTCMTRYFNISKAKRRLGYQPLVSLEEGIKRSVKWTLEQQQQTAQKLN; the protein is encoded by the exons ATGGCATCCGAAAAGAAGCCAGCGCTCGGCTCCGTCATGGTCATTGGCGGCTGCGGCTTCCTTGGCCACCACGTCGTCCGCTTGTTGCTGCGCGACTACACCTGCTCCGTGTCCGTAATCGACCTGCGTTGCACGCGCAACCGGAGGCCCGACTCCGACGGCGTAGCATACTACGAAGCCGACATCACCGACGCCGACAAGCTCCAGACCATCTTTGCCAAAGTCAAGCCGGATGTTGTCATCCACACCGCGTCGCCCCCGGCGCAATCCAACGACACCATCGTGTCGCGCGAGTTTTTCAAGAAGGTGAATGTCGACGGGACAGCGGCCGTCATCAAGGCGTGTCAGCAGACGGGCGTCAAGGCGCTGGTGTACACGAGCTCGGCCAGCGTCGTCAGCGACAACAAGAGCGATCTGATCAACGTCGACGAGCGGTGGCCGTTGGTTCGGGGCAGCAAGCAGACCGAATACTACTCGGAGACAAAG GCAGCCGCCGAAGAACTCGTCCTCGCGGCCAACCGGGCCCCGGACGCCCCCAAGCTGCTGACGTGCGCCATCCGGCCCTCCGGCATCATGGGCGAGGGCGACACCCAACTCCTGCTCAACCTTATAAAGGTCTACCAAGACGGCCGAACAAATGTGCAGGTCGGCGACAACGATAACCTCTTCGACTTTACCTACGTCGAGAACGTCGCCCACGGCCACCTCCTCGCCGCCCGCGCCCTCCTCATGACCGCCGCGTCCAAGACGATCCCGCTGGACCACGAGAGGGTCGACGGCGAGGCCTTCTTCATCACCAACGACAGCCCCGTCTACTTCTGGGATTTCGCCCGCGCCGTCTGGGCTGCTGCCGGCTGTCCCCACGGGACGGAGCACGTGAAGGTCCTCCCACGCAGCGTCGGCCTAGTTCTGGGTTATCTCAGCGAGTGGTTCTTCTGGGCTATCAACAAACCGGCCACCTTCAGCCGCCAGCGCATCGTCTACACCTGCATGACGCGGTACTTTAACATCTCCAAGGCGAAGAGGAGGTTGGGCTATCAGCCGCTGGTGAGCTTGGAGGAGGGCATCAAGAGGTCGGTGAAGTGGACactggagcagcagcagcagaccgCCCAGAAGCTTAATTAG